A window of Tripterygium wilfordii isolate XIE 37 chromosome 7, ASM1340144v1, whole genome shotgun sequence contains these coding sequences:
- the LOC120002932 gene encoding uncharacterized protein LOC120002932: protein MDKTWIDLPNRMCAEYVNGIDQFLTYAYTNLAEEANINCPCRRCENRFYLSKLVVRDHLISFGFLKKYKNWVNHGESYVSFHGNQENENFLDMDNGDDMIGMIHEAMGIPVVGDDDVNDALPANEPQAGPNDKTAEYFRLLENAQTELYPGCNSFTVLSFIVRLMHTKVLSGWTDKSFTILLELLNEAFPEGVKLAKSYYEARKLTKDLGFTYETWDACPNSCMLFRGEDVKIDKCVICNSSRWKQNACTSNEVDGDGKRIAVKQMRYFPLRPRLQRLFMSSKTAKFMRWHAEERLNDGILRHPADSLAWIIYLESERGHHVDASGQAQDATSVRESVGDGSTPRS from the exons ATGGACAAAACATGGATTGATTTGCCAAATAGGATGTGTGCGGAATATGTTAATGGGATTGATCAATTCCTTACATATGCATACACCAATTTGGCAGAAGAAGCTAACATCAATTGTCCATGTAGGAGATGCGAGAATCGCTTTTATTTGTCCAAACTAGTTGTGCGTGATCATCTTATTTCATTCGGTTTCTTGAAAAAGTACAAGAACTGGGTCAACCATGGAGAATCTTATGTCTCATTTCATggtaaccaagaaaatgaaaattttcttgaCATGGACAATGGGGACGATATGATTGGAATGATTCATGAGGCAATGGGAATTCCAGTTGTCGGTGATGATGATGTCAATGATGCACTACCTGCCAACGAACCCCAAGCAGGGCCAAATGATAAAACTGCAGAATACTTTAGGCTTTTAGAAAATGCGCAAACTGAATTGTATCCGGGTTGTAATAGCTTTACAGTATTGTCATTCATTGTCCGGCTAATGCATACGAAGGTTCTAAGTGGGTGGACAGACAAGTCTTTTACCATTTTGCTTGAGTTATTAAATGAGGCTTTCCCTGAGGGTGTCAAACTTGCAAAGTCATACTATGAAGCGCGGAAGCTAACTAAAGATTTAGGCTTCACGTATGAGACATGGGATGCATGCCCTAATAGTTGTATGTTGTTTAGAGGTGAAGATGTCAAGATTGACAAATGTGTAATATGTAACAGTTCAAGATGGAAACAGAATGCTTGTACTTCAAATGAGGTTGATGGAGATGGGAAGCGAATAGCGGTGAAACAGATGAGGTATTTTCCTCTAAGGCCGAGATTACAGAGGCTATTTATGTCTTCTAAAACTGCTAAGTTTATGAGATGGCATGCTGAAGAAAGATTGAATGATGGCATTTTAAGGCATCCAGCTGACTCACTTGCATGGATTATATATTTGGAATCTGAGAGGGGACATCATGTAGATGCATCTGGACAG GCTCAAGATGCGACTAGTGTAAGGGAGTCAGTAGGAGATGGTAGTACTCCAAGATCATGA
- the LOC120002595 gene encoding putative leucine-rich repeat receptor-like serine/threonine-protein kinase At2g19230, producing the protein MVCAQILVLVLVFELVSVPVIASLGTKLDAATNTAYRGRRTLASENSDFISIDCGSSEDYVDEASGIFYKSDLEFTSSGENGKIKSEYPSQDTPYGQQLINLRSFPQGKKNCYILKPIQGKNNNYLIRAVFLYGNHDGLNVNPKFDLYLGGNLWKTVRIEDNYVIYEIIHVAPRDVIHVCLVDTGLGTPFISALELRLLDNSIYRIKSAGALALRGRFDMGTKGNTTVRHKNDPYDRLWSLDYFSTGILINTTSNITAFSSSTVYKLPAQVMRTAVMPIENQTIVSYYWNLDINREYYIFFHFMEFEEVAKAHPRQITITFHSIDYVTSPITLDYLKPQSLCPQNEPLRGNANFTIKTKDSDLLPFLNAYEVYYAFPLQQLPTNQDDIDAIVDVKQTYKITRDDWQGDPCVPRNFSWNDLNCSYDGVSPRIISLNLSSSKLNGNITSSFAKLTALHSLDLSYNNFIGSIPEVLASLPNLQILNLAGNNLNGPIPKGLAEKSKHGTLQLSLPESLELGQTNSDKGKRNFIIPVVTSIGALVLLIFIAIFWWVKRNQGQGTVTISKQEDALKPKNRQFTHSEVVRITTNFSKVIGEGGYGKVYLGTMRDDSQVAVKVLSSSSNQGYKEFQAEVQHLMLVYHRNLVSLVGYSDDRGNKALIYEYMCNGNLKQHLSVTNRDVLSWNMRLQIAIDAANGLEYLHNGCKPPIIHRDLKTANILLNESMQAKIADFGLSRSFATEKDSHVTTRPAGTPGYLDPEYQSTGNFNKKSDVYSFGIILLELITGQPVITRSHESSKHVLQWVNPLIERGDIQTIVDERLQGEFNTNVAWKALEIAMSCVPPAAIQRPDMSHVLVELKECLAVEMASGTAGKTENSMKRSNNSFQMTSLALDAEMVPSAR; encoded by the exons ATGGTTTGTGCCCAAatattggttttggttttggtattcGAATTAGTTTCAGTTCCAGTAATCGCTAGTCTTGGAACGAAACTAGACGCAGCTACAAATACTGCATATCGTGGGAGAAGAACACTCGCTAGTGAGAATTCAG ATTTCATCAGCATTGATTGTGGGTCGAGCGAAGATTATGTTGATGAAGCGAGTGGTATATTCTACAAGTCTGATTTGGAGTTCACAAGCTCCGGTGAgaatggaaaaataaaaagcGAATACCCCTCTCAAGACACACCATACGGGCAGCAGCTAATCAACCTGAGGAGCTTCCCACAAGGAAAGAAGAATTGCTACATATTGAAGCCAATTCAAGGCAAGAACAATAACTATCTCATCAGAGCTGTCTTCTTGTATGGAAATCATGATGGATTGAATGTAAATCCCAAATTTGACCTGTATCTGGGTGGTAATTTATGGAAGACTGTTCGGATTGAAGATAATTATGTTATATATGAAATTATACATGTAGCACCAAGGGATGTGATACATGTGTGTCTTGTAGACACTGGGTTAGGAACACCTTTCATATCTGCTTTGGAATTACGTCTTCTGGACAACTCCATATACAGGATTAAATCTGCAGGAGCACTGGCCTTGCGAGGCCGATTCGATATGGGCACCAAAGGAAATACTACTGTCAg GCACAAGAATGACCCTTATGATCGCCTCTGGTCGCTTGACTACTTTTCTACCGGGATTCTAATTAATACTACATCAAATATTACAGCATTTAGCAGCAGTACTGTTTACAAATTACCGGCACAAGTGATGAGAACAGCTGTCATGCCCATAGAAAACCAGACGATCGTGAGTTATTATTGGAACCTCGATATCAATAGGGAATATTACATCTTCTTTCACTTCATGGAATTTGAGGAGGTCGCTAAAGCTCATCCAAGACAAATCACTATCACGTTTCACAGCATCGACTATGTTACTAGTCCCATCACTCTAGATTACTTAAAGCCGCAGTCGCTGTGTCCCCAAAATGAGCCTCTTAGAGGAAATGCTAACTTCACAATTAAGACCAAGGACTCTGATCTTCTACCCTTCCTCAATGCCTATGAGGTTTACTATGCATTTCCGCTCCAGCAGTTACCAACAAATCAAGATGACA TTGATGCCATCGTCGACGTCAAACAAACGTACAAGATAACCAGAGATGACTGGCAAGGAGATCCATGTGTCCCACGCAATTTCTCATGGAATGATTTGAATTGTAGCTATGACGGTGTTAGTCCAAGGATTATCTCATT GAACTTGAGCTCAAGCAAACTAAATGGGAACATAACTTCTTCATTTGCGAAACTGACAGCATTGCATTCCCT GGATTTGTCCTACAATAATTTTATTGGATCAATACCAGAAGTTTTAGCGTCGCTGCCAAATTTGCAAATCCT TAATTTGGCTGGCAACAATCTGAATGGGCCAATTCCTAAAGGTCTTGCAGAAAAATCTAAGCATGGGACACTACAGTTGAG TCTGCCAGAAAGCCTAGAACTAGGCCAAACAAATTCAGATAAAGGAAAGAGGAACTTTATTATTCCAGTTGTCACATCTATAGGTGCACTCGTGCTCTTGATTTTTATTGCCATATTTTGGTGGGTTAAAAGGAATCAAGGACAAG GGACAGTCACCATATCAAAGCAAGAAGATGCATTAAAACCAAAGAATCGGCAGTTTACTCACTCTGAGGTTGTTCGTATTACCACTAACTTTAGCAAAGTCATTGGTGAAGGAGGTTATGGAAAAGTCTACCTTGGCACTATGAGAGATGACAGTCAAGTTGCTGTTAAGGTGTTATCTTCATCATCAAACCAAGGGTATAAAGAATTTCAAGCAGAG GTGCAACACTTGATGCTTGTTTATCACAGAAACTTAGTTTCTCTTGTTGGGTATAGCGATGATCGGGGAAACAAGGCATTGATTTATGAATACATGTGCAACGGAAACTTGAAACAGCACTTGTCAG TAACTAATAGAGATGTTCTGAGTTGGAATATGAGACTTCAAATTGCCATTGATGCTGCAAATg GGCTGGAATACCTTCATAACGGTTGCAAACCACCAATTATCCACAGAGATTTAAAAACTGCCAATATCTTACTGAATGAAAGTATGCAAGCCAAGATTGCTGATTTTGGGTTGTCCAGATCTTTTGCAACTGAAAAAGATTCCCATGTTACAACTCGTCCTGCCGGAACACCTGGATACCTTGATCCTGA GTATCAATCTACTGGAAACTTCAACAAGAAAAGTGATGTTTACAGCTTTGGAATTATTCTTTTAGAGCTAATCACTGGGCAGCCTGTAATCACAAGAAGCCATGAGAGTAGCAAGCATGTGCTTCAATGGGTTAATCCTTTGATCGAAAGAGGGGATATCCAAACCATTGTTGATGAGAGGTTACAGGGCGAATTCAACACCAATGTTGCTTGGAAAGCATTGGAGATAGCCATGTCGTGCGTACCACCAGCTGCTATCCAAAGGCCAGACATGAGTCATGTATTGGTAGAACTGAAGGAATGTTTGGCTGTAGAGATGGCATCTGGAACAGCAGGGAAAACAGAGAACAGCATGAAAAGGTCAAATAATTCATTTCAAATGACCTCTCTGGCACTTGATGCAGAAATGGTTCCAAGTGCTAGGTAG